A portion of the Cryptomeria japonica chromosome 5, Sugi_1.0, whole genome shotgun sequence genome contains these proteins:
- the LOC131876010 gene encoding pathogenesis-related protein PR-1-like, with protein sequence MKTALALSLLAGLIVSIANASRPLQKTPGNSSLERYNGGGGARCRNNSECMAFMKMQNSARAEVGENALAWDHKVESYARWWAEQRREDCELMHSGGPYGENIFWGSGSDWTPLDAVQDWLEEKGYYNYESNSCENGEMCGHYTQIVWNETQVLGCARVVCYSGDVFMTCNYHPPGNYIGQRPY encoded by the coding sequence ATGAAAACTGCCCTTGCATTATCGCTTCTAGCGGGGCTTATAGTCTCTATTGCCAATGCAAGCAGGCCTCTTCAGAAAACTCCAGGAAACTCCAGCTTAGAACGCTATAATGGAGGGGGTGGAGCGCGTTGTAGAAATAACAGCGAATGTATGGCCTTCATGAAAATGCAGAATAGTGCTCGGGCAGAAGTAGGAGAAAATGCTCTGGCATGGGACCATAAAGTTGAGTCTTACGCCCGCTGGTGGGCAGAGCAACGAAGAGAAGATTGTGAGCTGATGCATTCTGGTGGGCCCTACGGCGAGAACATTTTCTGGGGCAGCGGCTCAGACTGGACTCCTCTGGATGCTGTTCAAGACTGGCTTGAAGAAAAGGGGTATTATAACTATGAGAGCAATAGTTGCGAGAATGGTGAGATGTGCGGCCATTATACGCAGATTGTTTGGAATGAAACCCAAGTTTTGGGTTGCGCCAGGGTTGTGTGTTACAGTGGTGATGTGTTCATGACATGCAACTATCATCCTCCTGGTAACTACATTGGGCAGAGACCATACTAA